DNA from Geobacter sulfurreducens PCA:
GGGACGGCCGCACACGGGGCAGCGTCCCCCATGCCGGCGCGTCTCGTCGGGCTCGAAGCGGATGCCGCAGTCCCGGTGGCCGTCCATGTGGTACTTCCCTTCCTCGGGAAAGAATTCCACGGTACCGCGGAAGGTTTCGCGGTGGTTGCCCTTCAGGGCGTCGCGCAGTGAAAAGAAATCGAAGCCGGTGCTGAAGAGATTGGCCTCGCGCCCCAGTCGGGACGGGGAATGGCAGTCAGAATTGGAGATGAGGGCAAACCGGTCGAGGGCGGAAATCAGCCGGTTCATGTCCGGATCGGACGAAAGGCCGGTTTCCAGGGCAAAGACGTGAGGGGCAAGGTCGCCGAAGCACTCTTCCACCGTATCGAAGCCGGACTTGGAGCCGAACAGGGAAAACCAGGGGGTCCAGATGTGGGCCGGCACCAGGAATCCGTCCGGCGTGGCCTCCAGCAGGATTTCCAGCAGATTCCGGGAGTCGAGGCCTAGGATGGGGCGGCCGTCGGACTCGATATTGCCGATGCCGGCCAACCGGGCGTTGACCCGTTCGGCAGCGGCAAAGTCGGGGACGTAGAGGAGGTTGTGGACCTTGCGCACCGCCCCGTGCCGCTTGTAGATGCAGCTGATCTCCGCGGTGAGCATGAAACGGACCGGTGCGGTTGAAGGAGCGAGTCCGGCCAAGGGGGCGGGGGCATTCTCGTCCCGCAGCCTGAAGAAGCCCGGTTCGGCCGGCTCCAACACCTCCCGCAGCCGGGCAAACCACCCCGGATGGGTAAAGTCGCCCGTGCCCACCACCTGAATCCCCTTCACCCTCGCCCACCCGGCAAGCCCGGCAGGGTCGCACTCCTTGCTCGTTGCCCGGGAAAAGGGCGAATGGATATGGAGATCGGCGCAATAGTCCATGGCAGCGGTACCCCCTGGTGGTGATCGCTAAAGCGCGTCAACCGTACATGGTCAGACTATCACCTGTCCACCCCTTTTTCCCCTCACTTCTTATCGCAGCATCCCCCCTCGCACCCCTGGCAATGCCCCTTCTTCTTCCAGACGGAGCGGTAGAGGAGCCAAGCCGCCACCCCGAGGATGGCGGCCGAGATGATCATGTCGGTGGTTCCCATGGTTTACCCTCCCAGGCCAAGGAGTGTTCCCCCCTGGTAGACGATAAATGCCACCCCCCAGGCCAGGGCCGTCTGGTAGAGGAAGGCAACCCCGAACCACTTCCAGGAACCGAACTCCTGGCGCATGGCGATGGCCACCACCACGCACGGCATGTAGAGGAGCACGAAGCACATGAAGGCGTAGGCCGAAAGCGGCGTGAACGCCTGACCCACCGCAGCCTTGAGGGATGTCTGATCCTCCTCTTCCTCGGCCGCTCCGCCGATGCCGAGGGTTGTGGTGACTGCGGTCTTGGCCGCAACACCGAAGGAGACGGCGATCTCCTTCAGATCCTCGCCCAGGGTCGGGGCCGGGGCCTCACTCTTCTCCTTTTCCTTCTTCTCGGGAGCGTAGATCTCGCCCATGGTCCCCACGACGATTTCCTTGGCAATGACGCCGGTAATGAGGGAGGAGGCCGCCTCCCAGGTGCCGAAGCCCAGGGGTGCAAGAGCCGGTGCCACCACCTGGCCCGCCTGGCCCAGGCACGAATCCTTCTTGTTCTCCACTCCCCAGGGGAGGTTAAGGAGGAACCAGACAAAAATCGAAACCGCCAGGATATAGGTTCCCGCCTTGATCAGAAAGTGCTTCCCCTTCTCCCAGGTGTGGAGGCAGAGGCTCCTGAACGAAGGCATCCGGTAGGGGGGAAGTTCCATGATGAACATTGGCGCCTCGCCCCGGAAGAGCGTCTTCTTGAAGATGAGCCCCATGGCCATGGCAAGGACGATCCCCATGACATAGAGGGACCAGATCACCGTGCCGGAGTTGGCGGCGAAGAAGGTGCCGGCAAAGAGGACGTAGACCGGCAGCCGCGCCCCGCACGACATGAGGGGCAGCAGAAGCGCGGTCAGCGCCTTGTCCCGGGGATTCTCAAGGGTGCGCGTCGCGTAGATGCCCGGGACGTTGCAGCCGAAGCCCAGGAGCATGGGGATGAACGATTTGCCGTGGAGGCCGATGGCGTGCATGGCCCGGTCCATGACAAAGGCCGCCCGCGCCATGTAGCCGCTCCCCTCCAGGAAGGTGATGAAGAACATCATGGCAAAGATAACCGGGACAAAGACCAGGACAAATCCGACCCCAGCGATGACGCCGTCGTTCACCAGCGAGACGGTCCAGTCGGGAGCGCCGATCCCCCCGAGGATTGCTTCGGACCACCGCTTGAAGGGACCGCCCGCCATGCCGTCGATCCAGTCGGCAAAGGGAGAGGATAGGTCGAAGGTGAGCTTGAACACCAACCACATGGCGGCCAGGAAGATGGGTATCCCCAGGAACCGGTTCAGAACGATTCGGTCGATCTTTTCGGTGAGCTCCATCCGCCGCAGTTCAGGCTTTTTCAATACCTCGCGGGTGAGGCCGGATGCCAGGCCGTAACGGGCATCGGCCATGAGGGCTTCGATATCTTCGCCGTGAGCCCGGCGCAGGTGATGGAGCGCCTCGTCAAGCATGGCGTCGTGGCCGAAGTTCGCCTCTTTCGCAACGTGGCCGTCTCCTTCCATGAGCTTCAGCACCAGCCAGCGCGGCGGATACTTTTCGACGAGTTGCGGATGATTCTTCCCGAGGGCGCTCTCCACGAACTCGGCCGCGGTCTCGATATCCTCGCCATAGTTGAGGCGGGCCGGAGTGTGAACCGCGGGATCGTCCGCCGTCCTGTCAACCCCGGCCAGCAGCTCGTCAAGGCCGCTCCTCCTGGTGGCTGAGGTGGGGACGACCGTGATGCCGAGCATCTGCTCGATTCCTTTCACGTCGATAGCGTACCCCTTGGCCTCGGCCTCGTCATAGATGTTGAGGGCCATCACCAACGGGATCCCCAACTCCAGGAGCTGCACCGTGAGGTAGAGGTTTCGTTCCAGGTTGGTGGCATCCACCACGTTGATGATCAGGTCGGGGCGTTCGTGGACTAGGTAATCGCGCGCGATGATCTCTTCCTGGGTATAGGGGGAGAGGGAGTAGGTGCCGGGGAGGTCCACCAGCCGGATCTTCCGCCCCTGGAACTCGAAGGATGCCTCTTTTTTCTCTACGGTGACGCCGGCCCAGTTCCCTACCTGGAGACGGGTACCGGCAATGGCGTTGATCAGGGTCGACTTGCCCGAGTTGGGGTTGCCGGCCACTGCCACGGTTATCGCCCGCTTCGTCACGGGACGCAGGAAGGCCTTCTGCCCATCACCCTGTTCATCCTCCGTCAGGCCATTCCTCTTTTTCGCCTGCACGCTCATGCCATCACCTCCACCGCGATCCCTTCCGCCTCATTCTTGCGGAGCGACAGATTGTAGTTCTTGATCGACACCTCGATGGGATCGCCGAGGGGGGCGATCTTGATTACCCGCACCTCTTCCCCCACCAGAACACCCATATCCATGAGTCGCCGCTTCAGGGGGCCGATCGCTCCGATGGCGGTAATCCGCCCCTTTTCCCCCGGCCTGAGCTTTGCCAGATTCATCGTTTACCTCCTCACCATTATTTTCATTGCCATGCCGCGGTCGACGGCGATTCGCGATTCATCCACCTTTACAAGCACCGGCCCGCTGCTGTTGTTGAGCATCTCAACCCGCTTGCCGACGCGTAGCCCCATGTCCTCTACCCGGACATCGCCCTTCTCCCGTTCGTCCCGGCAGAGGCCGCTACAGTGGGGCTTGATGGTTCTGACTTCGACAATCTCCCCGTCCTCGCCGGGGTTCAGCAGTCCCAGGGGTATCATGGGAACTCCTTTCGTGAACATTCCGGCAGGGGGTGCTTCATTCCCCCTGCCGGGGTTGTCGGAATATGCCGTTAAAAACTGATCAGTGAGCGCAGCCCCAGTGCCACCACGTCATCCCTGCTGCTGTCCCCCAGAGGATTGATCAGGTACTGAACCACAGGCGCGATGCTGATCTGCTCGTTCACCTGGACCTTGTAGTAGAGCTCCGCCAGTTTTTCCTGTGAGTCAGCACCCACGGCCTTCACCTGTCCGTAGGCAAAGCCGAGGACATCATCCTTGCGCTCGGGAAGCAGCCCGGCGTACTGTCCGCCGGCGCTCCAGGCCATCTTCGTGGCATAGACGTCCTCGTCACGCTGGCCATAGCGCACGAACAGGGTCAGCTTGTCGGTCACCTGCTGGTCAGCGCTGATCCCGAACCCGAAGGCGTTTTTTTCCTGCAGCTTCACCTCGCCATCGGCACGCGCTCCGTCCAGGCTGCCATAGACGCGGTAGTTCCCTTCCAGTTCACCTACCTTGAGGGTGTAGTCCAGCTCGGCTATTCCGTAGCCGTGCGAGAACACATCCTCCGTGTCGGTGTCGCCGCTGCCGTAGCCGAGGCCGAAGGTGAGCGGCTCGCCCAGCTTTGCCTGGAGCCTGGCTCCCGGCCCGTTGCCGGGGGCACCCAGAACCGCCGAGTTCACGAAGGCTCCGGCCAGAAACTGGCTGTTCTCGTCGTTTGCCACGCCGTTGGCGTCGAAGTAGTTGGTCAGGTCGATCTTGCCGGCGGTTAGGATCAGGCGTTCATCGAACGCCGCATGCTCTACCCATGCTTCGCGGAAGCGGACCGTATCACCGGTGCTGCCGGCCACGGCGTTCAGCAGCGAGAAGCTGGGCACCCTGGTGTCGATGCCGTTGCCGCCGGTCGCCTCCACGTCGATCACCGCGATGGTGTTCTCACCCACCTTGAAACTGAAGACCAGGTCTCCCCTGCCGACCACGTCCACGTGGTCGGAGGGCTCATTGCCGATGGAGCCCTGGAGGACCCCCACCAGTCCCCCGCTGAGGGAGATGTTCTTGGTGATGGCGGTGAGCCTGGTGCCGAGACCCTCCCGGCGCTGCTGGAAGGTACGGGTGCGTGCCAGGAGCATTTCCCCGCGCAGTTCGTCCTGGAGCTCCGCCAGGAGCACCAGGTCTTCCTTGGCCACGGCGGCCGAGCCTTCCTTCACCACTTTCTCCGCCAGTTTCTCGGTCAGCAGCTCCAGCACCACCGCCAGGTCCGTGCGGGTGTAGCACACCTGGCCCGCCTCGAATTCCTTTGAGAACAACCCCTCCACCTGATACGTGGCCGCAAGCCGTAAGATCTCCTGGCAGGCCTTGTGCTTTACCTCGACCTTCTCGGGAAGAGCAAATTCCGGATTGCGCGCCTGGGCTCCCGTGGAGCCGACGACCAGACTCCCGAGCAGCGCGAGACCCACCACCAACACCTTCTTCATGTTCCGCATGTTCCCTCCTTGTCGTGTCGCTCCAGCCGGCAGATACCGCCATCGGCTCCGTCGACCACCATAAAAATGAATTCCATTTTCAATTGCTGAGCGT
Protein-coding regions in this window:
- a CDS encoding FeoB-associated Cys-rich membrane protein, giving the protein MGTTDMIISAAILGVAAWLLYRSVWKKKGHCQGCEGGCCDKK
- the feoB gene encoding ferrous iron transport protein B codes for the protein MSVQAKKRNGLTEDEQGDGQKAFLRPVTKRAITVAVAGNPNSGKSTLINAIAGTRLQVGNWAGVTVEKKEASFEFQGRKIRLVDLPGTYSLSPYTQEEIIARDYLVHERPDLIINVVDATNLERNLYLTVQLLELGIPLVMALNIYDEAEAKGYAIDVKGIEQMLGITVVPTSATRRSGLDELLAGVDRTADDPAVHTPARLNYGEDIETAAEFVESALGKNHPQLVEKYPPRWLVLKLMEGDGHVAKEANFGHDAMLDEALHHLRRAHGEDIEALMADARYGLASGLTREVLKKPELRRMELTEKIDRIVLNRFLGIPIFLAAMWLVFKLTFDLSSPFADWIDGMAGGPFKRWSEAILGGIGAPDWTVSLVNDGVIAGVGFVLVFVPVIFAMMFFITFLEGSGYMARAAFVMDRAMHAIGLHGKSFIPMLLGFGCNVPGIYATRTLENPRDKALTALLLPLMSCGARLPVYVLFAGTFFAANSGTVIWSLYVMGIVLAMAMGLIFKKTLFRGEAPMFIMELPPYRMPSFRSLCLHTWEKGKHFLIKAGTYILAVSIFVWFLLNLPWGVENKKDSCLGQAGQVVAPALAPLGFGTWEAASSLITGVIAKEIVVGTMGEIYAPEKKEKEKSEAPAPTLGEDLKEIAVSFGVAAKTAVTTTLGIGGAAEEEEDQTSLKAAVGQAFTPLSAYAFMCFVLLYMPCVVVAIAMRQEFGSWKWFGVAFLYQTALAWGVAFIVYQGGTLLGLGG
- a CDS encoding carbohydrate porin; protein product: MRNMKKVLVVGLALLGSLVVGSTGAQARNPEFALPEKVEVKHKACQEILRLAATYQVEGLFSKEFEAGQVCYTRTDLAVVLELLTEKLAEKVVKEGSAAVAKEDLVLLAELQDELRGEMLLARTRTFQQRREGLGTRLTAITKNISLSGGLVGVLQGSIGNEPSDHVDVVGRGDLVFSFKVGENTIAVIDVEATGGNGIDTRVPSFSLLNAVAGSTGDTVRFREAWVEHAAFDERLILTAGKIDLTNYFDANGVANDENSQFLAGAFVNSAVLGAPGNGPGARLQAKLGEPLTFGLGYGSGDTDTEDVFSHGYGIAELDYTLKVGELEGNYRVYGSLDGARADGEVKLQEKNAFGFGISADQQVTDKLTLFVRYGQRDEDVYATKMAWSAGGQYAGLLPERKDDVLGFAYGQVKAVGADSQEKLAELYYKVQVNEQISIAPVVQYLINPLGDSSRDDVVALGLRSLISF
- a CDS encoding FeoA family protein, whose translation is MNLAKLRPGEKGRITAIGAIGPLKRRLMDMGVLVGEEVRVIKIAPLGDPIEVSIKNYNLSLRKNEAEGIAVEVMA
- a CDS encoding FeoA family protein, yielding MIPLGLLNPGEDGEIVEVRTIKPHCSGLCRDEREKGDVRVEDMGLRVGKRVEMLNNSSGPVLVKVDESRIAVDRGMAMKIMVRR